In one window of Alphaproteobacteria bacterium DNA:
- the rplU gene encoding 50S ribosomal protein L21 — MEYAIIEASGRQYWIELGRFIDLNQIKLKLGTTVYIKRVLLVKNQNKILLGTPFIKQHSIKGIISKHFFGPKKIIYKIKPKKKYRRKKGYRQILSRIIISNI, encoded by the coding sequence ATGGAATATGCTATTATTGAAGCAAGTGGTCGACAATATTGGATTGAATTGGGTCGATTTATTGATTTAAATCAAATTAAATTAAAATTAGGAACAACAGTTTATATAAAAAGAGTTCTACTGGTTAAAAATCAAAACAAAATATTGTTAGGAACTCCTTTTATTAAACAACATAGTATAAAAGGGATTATTAGTAAACATTTTTTTGGACCTAAAAAAATTATTTATAAAATAAAACCAAAAAAAAAATATCGACGTAAAAAAGGTTATCGACAAATTTTAAGTAGAATAATTATAAGTA